One genomic region from Esox lucius isolate fEsoLuc1 chromosome 24, fEsoLuc1.pri, whole genome shotgun sequence encodes:
- the rbm4.1 gene encoding RNA-binding protein 4.1, translating into MVKIFIGNLSPDTTTEELRSLFSQYGKISECDIVKNFGFVHMDNKAEAEYAIKSLHHYELNGQAMNVEMSRGRPKASTKLHVGNINSTCTNQELRAKFEEYGPVVEADIVKDYAFVHMERVEDAMEAISGLDNTAFQGKLMSVKLSTSRLRTAPGMGERTGCYRCGQEGHWSKECPLDTSGDHREGADPGSGGFNGGSPRFGWGGRGGHGYRGFAGGDPGFDSVRGSAHGGRGVPGYGRGAGYESAMSFGVPSGYGMSAAEHSMARAYASEAAYGGSGSGYGMVPAYPIHQASHEDQDPYGVVDFYEKYRARPYGASYFEERRSVHLSTPLNPTSLAIMRERPPPSGLDPYDHRPLPPPAAPVSSYYSRERSPIRQNPSEAEGYASARLSPVPSLPRSSAYDVPLDPYAEPARYAY; encoded by the exons ATGGTGAAAATATTCATTGGGAACCTGTCTCCAGACACCACAACAGAGGAGCTGCGTTCCCTCTTCTCTCAGTATGGAAAGATCTCAGAGTGTGACATCGTCAAGAACTTCGGCTTCGTACACATGGACAACAAAGCCGAGGCGGAATACGCCATCAAGAGCCTCCACCATTACGAGCTCAACGGGCAGGCCATGAACGTGGAGATGAGCCGTGGCCGACCCAAAGCCTCCACCAAGCTGCACGTGGGCAACATCAACAGCACCTGCACCAACCAAGAGCTGCGGGCCAAGTTCGAGGAGTACGGCCCGGTGGTGGAGGCCGATATAGTGAAGGACTATGCCTTTGTCCATATGGAGCGGGTGGAGGACGCCATGGAGGCAATCAGTGGCCTGGACAACACCGCCTTCCAAG gcAAACTGATGAGCGTGAAGCTTTCGACTAGCCGCCTGCGTACCGCGCCGGGCATGGGAGAGAGAACGGGTTGTTACCGGTGCGGGCAGGAAGGCCATTGGTCCAAAGAGTGCCCCCTCGACACGTCGGGCGACCACCGAGAGGGCGCCGACCCGGGCTCTGGTGGATTTAATGGCGGCTCCCCCAGGTTTGGCTGGGGCGGCCGCGGTGGCCACGGTTATCGAGGCTTCGCCGGCGGCGATCCCGGTTTCGACAGCGTCAGGGGTTCcgctcacggtggccggggcgTTCCCGGGTATGGCAGGGGCGCAGGCTACGAGAGCGCAATGAGTTTCGGGGTCCCTTCAGGTTACGGCATGAGCGCCGCCGAACATAGCATGGCCCGGGCGTACGCCAGCGAGGCGGCGTACGGAGGCAGCGGCTCGGGTTACGGCATGGTGCCAGCCTACCCAATACACCAGGCATCTCACGAGGACCAGGACCCCTATGGTGTTGTGGACTTCTACGAGAAGTACAGGGCTCGACCGTATGGGGCCAGTTATTTCGAAGAGCGCCGGTCCGTCCATTTGTCCACCCCGCTTAACCCGACCTCCTTGGCCATAATGAGGGAGCGCCCGCCCCCTTCTGGCCTAGACCCATACGACCACcgtcccctccctcctccagctGCCCCCGTCTCCTCATACTACTCCCGCGAGCGGAGCCCAATCCGGCAAAATCCGTCCGAGGCCGAGGGCTACGCAAGCGCGCGCCTCTCCCCGGTGCCCTCCCTCCCCAGGAGCTCGGCTTACGACGTTCCGCTGGACCCCTACGCCGAACCGGCGCGATACGCTTACTAG